The proteins below come from a single Chryseobacterium sp. MA9 genomic window:
- a CDS encoding SRPBCC domain-containing protein, which produces METLSYETVIDAPLQKVWDILWNPETYSEWTRFFGAGSIMKSDWKVDGKTYFLNAEGEGMVSTIDSLDEPNQIVFKHLGMVDKNGVEDTQSKEVMEWNGSFEKYFLIDFGGKTKLHAEVQVEKQWEDHMNTGFTKGLMVVKSLAEGISLDSV; this is translated from the coding sequence ATGGAAACCTTATCATACGAAACAGTAATTGATGCTCCTCTACAGAAAGTATGGGATATTCTTTGGAACCCTGAAACATATAGTGAATGGACCCGGTTTTTCGGTGCAGGATCTATCATGAAGTCCGATTGGAAGGTAGACGGAAAGACCTATTTTCTTAATGCGGAGGGAGAAGGAATGGTTTCAACAATAGACAGCCTGGATGAACCCAATCAGATTGTTTTTAAACATCTGGGAATGGTAGACAAAAATGGAGTAGAGGACACCCAAAGCAAGGAAGTAATGGAATGGAACGGAAGCTTTGAAAAATATTTTTTAATAGACTTTGGAGGGAAAACAAAACTTCATGCCGAAGTTCAGGTTGAAAAACAATGGGAAGACCATATGAACACAGGTTTTACAAAAGGATTGATGGTTGTGAAAAGTCTTGCAGAAGGAATAAGTCTTGATTCAGTGTGA
- a CDS encoding NAD(P)/FAD-dependent oxidoreductase, which translates to MVLNHKKVAVIGAGPVGLTMAVLLQQKDVEVNVYERDVNAQTRVWGGTLDLHKESGQKSMKKAGLLNKYYEMALPMGIKIADEHCNILFTKEITPENQYDNPEINRNHLREMLLGSLADDTVIWDMNFTGMEEKDGKWILHFKDKPDVIADLVIGANGGMSRVRKYVTDAEVEETGTFIIQGDIPQPEKTCPEFFKWCEGKRPMAAFEGNLLVANPFNNDSLSYGVIFKKPEEWKDGCTLDFKNTEQVRQFLAKRFSSWNELYQQLFLSTSFFVGLPTKRIPLDKPWKNNRSLPVTLIGDAAHLMPPFAGQGVNTGLLDALILSENLTEGKYQTISEAINAYEKEMFIYAKEAQLESSKNELEMRDVNFSFTSLIQ; encoded by the coding sequence ATGGTATTGAATCATAAAAAAGTCGCCGTTATTGGCGCAGGACCTGTAGGTTTAACCATGGCCGTTTTATTACAGCAAAAAGATGTTGAAGTAAATGTTTACGAAAGAGATGTGAATGCACAGACAAGAGTCTGGGGCGGTACATTGGATCTTCATAAAGAATCAGGACAGAAATCTATGAAAAAGGCTGGATTGCTGAATAAGTATTACGAGATGGCACTGCCTATGGGAATCAAAATCGCTGATGAACATTGCAATATACTTTTTACGAAAGAAATCACACCTGAAAATCAATATGACAATCCTGAAATCAACAGAAATCATTTGAGAGAAATGCTGCTTGGCAGTCTGGCAGATGATACCGTAATCTGGGATATGAATTTTACAGGAATGGAAGAAAAAGACGGCAAATGGATTCTTCATTTTAAAGACAAGCCTGATGTGATCGCAGATCTCGTTATTGGTGCCAACGGAGGTATGTCCAGAGTAAGAAAATACGTTACAGACGCTGAAGTGGAAGAAACGGGAACGTTTATTATTCAGGGAGATATTCCACAGCCTGAAAAAACATGTCCCGAATTTTTCAAATGGTGTGAAGGAAAAAGACCAATGGCAGCTTTTGAAGGCAATTTATTGGTAGCCAATCCATTTAATAACGATTCCTTGAGTTATGGAGTTATATTCAAAAAGCCCGAGGAATGGAAAGATGGCTGTACTTTGGATTTTAAAAATACAGAACAGGTTCGCCAGTTTCTTGCCAAAAGATTTTCCTCATGGAATGAACTGTATCAGCAGTTATTCCTTTCAACCTCATTTTTTGTGGGGCTGCCAACAAAAAGAATTCCATTAGACAAGCCTTGGAAAAATAACCGCTCATTGCCTGTAACACTTATTGGCGATGCTGCTCATCTTATGCCTCCTTTTGCCGGCCAAGGAGTGAATACCGGGCTGTTGGATGCTTTAATTTTATCAGAAAATCTAACGGAAGGAAAATACCAAACAATATCCGAAGCCATTAATGCTTACGAAAAAGAGATGTTTATCTATGCCAAAGAAGCTCAGCTTGAATCCAGCAAAAATGAACTGGAAATGCGTGATGTCAACTTCTCTTTCACAAGTCTTATCCAATAA
- a CDS encoding Crp/Fnr family transcriptional regulator, whose protein sequence is MTNKALETCYDFPFFFPEELAEIFQAHEKTSFQKGDFILEEGKTANEYYILESGLARSYVNDFNGNEVTTHFFVENEVIIEVLSMFQRVPSQENIVCITDCECWRLDYDTFQELFHKIPNLREWGRSWMSQELFAYKQRSVEMFTLSATRRYLNLLEQKSKVIQFAPLKQIASYLGVTDTSLSRIRKEIVSHPKKN, encoded by the coding sequence ATGACCAATAAAGCCTTAGAAACCTGCTATGATTTCCCTTTCTTTTTCCCTGAAGAACTTGCTGAAATATTTCAGGCTCATGAAAAAACATCTTTCCAGAAAGGTGATTTCATTCTTGAAGAAGGAAAAACGGCTAATGAATATTATATTCTTGAAAGCGGATTGGCGCGTTCCTATGTTAATGATTTCAACGGAAATGAAGTAACCACTCATTTTTTCGTAGAGAATGAAGTGATTATTGAGGTTTTGTCAATGTTTCAACGGGTTCCGTCTCAGGAAAATATTGTTTGTATTACAGATTGTGAATGCTGGAGACTGGATTATGACACTTTCCAGGAATTGTTCCATAAAATCCCAAATCTCAGGGAATGGGGAAGATCATGGATGTCTCAGGAGCTTTTTGCCTACAAACAACGCTCCGTAGAAATGTTCACTCTTTCAGCAACCAGAAGATACCTTAATCTGCTGGAACAGAAATCTAAAGTCATACAATTTGCACCATTGAAGCAGATTGCTTCCTATCTGGGAGTTACAGACACTTCTTTAAGCCGTATTCGCAAAGAAATAGTTTCCCATCCTAAGAAAAATTAA
- a CDS encoding SDR family oxidoreductase: MKTQNKSESKSKVPKEGLFPEIIRNDYQGSQKLKGKKAVISGGDSGIGQAVAVHFAREGADVAIIYKESDDDAKETQKLIEKEGQKCILIKGDLTRKAFRTKCADNIKKEWKKLDILVNNAGIHTSKNSLEKISDEQIQETFDTNIISMISFTRNFLPMIGKGGRIICTTSVTAYRGSDHLLDYAATKGAVLSFIRSLADNLAEKGILVNGIAPGPIWTPLVKEAFDDLSKFGKDTPLKRAGQPSEVAPAYVFLASKDASYITGEIIHINGGDFVGG, translated from the coding sequence ATGAAGACACAGAACAAATCAGAATCTAAATCAAAAGTCCCTAAAGAAGGGCTGTTTCCGGAAATTATCCGCAACGATTATCAGGGAAGTCAGAAGCTGAAGGGTAAAAAAGCAGTTATTTCTGGAGGAGACAGCGGCATAGGACAGGCTGTAGCCGTTCATTTTGCCAGAGAAGGAGCAGATGTTGCTATTATCTACAAAGAAAGTGATGATGATGCCAAAGAAACCCAAAAACTGATTGAAAAAGAAGGGCAGAAATGCATACTTATTAAAGGTGATCTTACCCGGAAAGCATTCAGAACCAAATGCGCAGACAATATTAAAAAAGAGTGGAAGAAACTTGATATTCTTGTTAATAATGCAGGAATTCATACCTCTAAAAACAGTCTGGAAAAAATCTCTGATGAGCAGATTCAGGAAACATTTGATACCAATATCATTTCTATGATTTCTTTCACCAGAAATTTTCTTCCGATGATTGGAAAAGGAGGAAGAATTATCTGCACAACCTCTGTCACAGCGTACCGCGGAAGCGATCATTTACTTGATTATGCGGCTACAAAAGGAGCCGTGTTGTCTTTTATCCGTTCACTGGCGGATAATCTGGCCGAAAAAGGAATTCTGGTGAATGGAATTGCACCTGGACCTATTTGGACTCCGCTTGTGAAAGAAGCTTTTGATGACCTTTCCAAGTTTGGAAAAGATACTCCGCTGAAGCGTGCGGGGCAGCCATCGGAAGTGGCTCCTGCTTATGTTTTTCTTGCTTCTAAAGATGCAAGTTATATCACAGGAGAAATCATTCACATTAATGGAGGTGATTTCGTCGGAGGATAG
- a CDS encoding alpha/beta fold hydrolase, with protein sequence MNPVEKGYKKVNGIQLYYEIYGSGKPLVLIHGGGSSILYDFKEVITRLEDKFQLIGIDLQNHGRSEHRDIPETFEQDADDVAGVLAELNIAKASFWGFSNGGSTVMQIGHRHPGIVEKLVVASAFYKRSGMIDGFFEGMQEATFESMPEPFKINFLNLNPDFSKLENLFEKDCTRMQTFEDWDDEVLASIKSPTLFISGDQDVMKPEHAAAMWRLVKGSRLMILPATHGVYMMPDFDGSIDVNLIDFTVSEVEKFINH encoded by the coding sequence ATGAATCCAGTAGAAAAAGGCTATAAAAAAGTCAACGGCATCCAATTGTATTACGAGATCTATGGATCTGGAAAACCACTGGTTTTAATCCATGGAGGAGGCTCTTCCATTTTATATGATTTTAAAGAAGTTATCACAAGGCTGGAAGATAAGTTTCAGCTCATAGGAATAGACCTGCAAAATCATGGACGAAGTGAACACCGCGATATTCCTGAAACCTTTGAACAGGATGCAGACGATGTAGCCGGAGTACTGGCAGAGCTTAACATTGCAAAAGCTTCCTTTTGGGGATTTAGTAATGGAGGAAGTACTGTAATGCAGATTGGCCACCGTCACCCCGGAATCGTGGAGAAACTGGTTGTTGCCTCAGCTTTTTATAAAAGAAGCGGAATGATAGACGGTTTTTTTGAAGGAATGCAGGAAGCCACTTTTGAATCAATGCCGGAACCTTTCAAAATTAATTTTTTAAATCTCAATCCAGATTTTTCAAAACTGGAAAACCTTTTTGAGAAAGATTGCACAAGGATGCAGACTTTTGAAGACTGGGATGATGAGGTGCTGGCTTCTATCAAATCACCTACATTATTCATCAGTGGAGATCAGGATGTCATGAAACCAGAGCATGCTGCAGCAATGTGGCGCCTGGTGAAAGGCTCCAGATTAATGATACTTCCTGCCACTCATGGTGTCTATATGATGCCTGACTTTGACGGAAGTATTGATGTAAACTTAATAGACTTTACCGTCAGTGAAGTAGAGAAATTTATAAACCATTAA
- a CDS encoding SRPBCC domain-containing protein has product MERLSYEIEINAEPEKVWSVLWGDITYRQWTTAFTDGSFYEGTLEENNIIKFLDPKNNGMYSRVEKVIPNEEIKFLHLGEIYEGIEVPQDWGEATEAYFLEENEEGTLLKTEIQTPAEFKDFFEEKFPKAMTIVKHLSENQL; this is encoded by the coding sequence ATGGAACGATTATCATATGAAATAGAAATCAATGCCGAGCCGGAAAAAGTATGGAGTGTCCTTTGGGGAGATATTACATACAGGCAATGGACAACAGCATTTACAGACGGTTCTTTCTATGAAGGAACGCTCGAAGAGAACAATATTATTAAATTTCTCGATCCCAAAAACAACGGGATGTACAGCAGAGTAGAAAAAGTTATTCCCAATGAAGAAATAAAATTTTTGCACCTGGGAGAAATTTATGAAGGTATTGAAGTGCCTCAGGACTGGGGAGAAGCAACGGAAGCTTATTTTCTTGAAGAAAATGAAGAAGGAACGCTTCTGAAAACAGAAATTCAGACCCCTGCGGAATTTAAAGATTTTTTTGAAGAGAAATTTCCAAAAGCGATGACAATCGTTAAGCATCTTTCAGAAAATCAGCTTTAA
- a CDS encoding VOC family protein, whose product MAKLNPYLNFDGTAEEAFNFYKTVFGGEFVGGIHKMGNAPGTENLSEEEKNRVMHIALPIGGDLLMASDIVPGFGQTLTVGNNNYVSIFPDSRNEADRIFKELSDGGNVEMPIEDQFWGDYFGCFQDKYGVHWMVNYNDEYAK is encoded by the coding sequence ATGGCTAAATTAAATCCGTATCTGAATTTTGATGGAACAGCTGAAGAAGCGTTCAATTTTTACAAAACTGTTTTCGGTGGTGAATTCGTTGGAGGAATCCACAAAATGGGAAATGCTCCCGGTACAGAAAACCTTTCAGAAGAAGAAAAAAATAGGGTAATGCACATTGCTTTGCCTATTGGGGGTGACCTTTTAATGGCATCAGATATCGTACCCGGTTTTGGGCAGACTCTTACTGTAGGAAACAATAATTATGTTTCTATTTTCCCGGATTCCAGAAATGAAGCTGACAGAATCTTTAAAGAGCTTTCTGATGGCGGAAATGTAGAAATGCCGATTGAAGATCAGTTTTGGGGAGACTATTTCGGATGCTTTCAGGATAAATATGGTGTTCATTGGATGGTGAACTATAATGATGAATACGCAAAATAA
- a CDS encoding VOC family protein has protein sequence MKVNQIYVNLPVKDVQKTKEFWTKVGFSINEQFSDDKATCVVLNDTIYAMFLQEDYFMTFTNKPVAKENTSQVLVAVGLNSREEVDKIVNTAVENGAWQHEEPQDYGWMYQNSFWDLDGHGWNITFADMSQMPTE, from the coding sequence ATGAAAGTCAATCAAATTTATGTGAACCTTCCTGTAAAAGATGTACAGAAAACAAAAGAATTCTGGACCAAGGTAGGTTTTTCGATTAATGAACAATTCTCTGATGATAAAGCAACCTGCGTTGTTTTGAATGATACCATCTATGCTATGTTTCTGCAGGAAGATTATTTTATGACCTTCACCAATAAACCTGTTGCCAAAGAAAATACAAGCCAGGTTCTTGTAGCAGTAGGTTTGAACAGCCGTGAAGAAGTAGATAAAATAGTGAATACCGCTGTAGAAAACGGAGCGTGGCAACATGAAGAACCTCAGGATTACGGATGGATGTATCAGAATTCTTTCTGGGATCTGGACGGGCACGGCTGGAATATTACTTTTGCTGATATGTCTCAAATGCCGACAGAATAA
- a CDS encoding VOC family protein, which yields MNNDIFPCLWYDGDAKQSAEFYCKVFGGEITADTPVVMNIDLFGQRLMLLNGGPQFKKNPSISFMVICETEDEVQKYWDKLLDGGMALMELGSYSWSKKYGWVQDQYGVTWQLFLGEKANEQKIIPTLMFIHQNNGKAKEAMELYTKTFPNSSIGSILTYGAGSEGHDIPEPAENVQHAQFTIDNYSLFCMDNSYDHQFDFNEGISLVVMTDDQLQTDNYWNTLTADGGRESMCGWLKDKYGLSWQIVPKRLIQLMNDSNQEKAYNVVQAMMKMQKIIIQDLEDAYHS from the coding sequence ATGAATAACGATATTTTCCCATGTCTCTGGTATGACGGAGACGCCAAGCAGTCTGCCGAATTTTATTGTAAAGTTTTTGGCGGTGAGATTACGGCAGATACGCCTGTGGTGATGAATATTGATTTGTTTGGACAAAGATTGATGCTTCTGAACGGTGGTCCGCAATTCAAAAAAAATCCTTCTATATCTTTCATGGTAATTTGTGAAACAGAAGATGAGGTTCAAAAATACTGGGATAAGCTGCTGGATGGTGGGATGGCTTTGATGGAACTGGGATCTTACTCATGGAGTAAAAAATATGGTTGGGTGCAGGATCAATATGGTGTAACATGGCAGTTGTTTCTGGGCGAAAAAGCAAATGAACAAAAGATAATACCTACTTTGATGTTTATCCATCAGAACAACGGAAAAGCAAAAGAGGCAATGGAACTTTATACCAAAACGTTTCCCAACTCAAGCATAGGAAGCATATTGACCTATGGCGCAGGAAGTGAAGGCCATGATATCCCGGAACCGGCGGAAAATGTTCAGCATGCTCAATTTACAATAGACAATTACAGTTTATTCTGCATGGATAATTCTTACGATCACCAGTTTGATTTCAATGAAGGAATATCATTGGTGGTGATGACGGATGACCAGCTGCAGACCGATAATTACTGGAACACGCTGACAGCAGACGGCGGCAGAGAAAGTATGTGTGGCTGGCTGAAAGATAAATATGGATTGAGCTGGCAGATAGTGCCTAAAAGATTAATTCAGTTAATGAACGATTCCAATCAGGAAAAAGCCTATAATGTAGTTCAGGCGATGATGAAAATGCAGAAAATTATCATTCAGGATTTGGAGGATGCTTATCATTCTTAA
- a CDS encoding DinB family protein: MDTPKSKKMELVIPAYRMHSQSFMNVLDGISEEDALKRIENKTNHIVWMAGNFVNMRYGLGWVLGIQEEDPYSDLFFQGKALDESFKYPTLAELKENFHAISAKVFQKLHEVTDEELDEIFEIGMNIPFIKETKLNFVGMCIGREDYLCGQIGLMRRILNYPGMKYDVDENLKY, from the coding sequence ATGGACACACCAAAATCAAAAAAAATGGAACTCGTTATTCCGGCTTACAGAATGCATTCCCAAAGCTTTATGAATGTATTAGATGGCATTTCGGAAGAAGACGCGTTGAAAAGAATTGAAAATAAAACCAATCATATTGTATGGATGGCAGGAAACTTTGTCAATATGCGCTATGGTCTGGGCTGGGTACTTGGAATACAGGAAGAAGACCCTTACAGCGATTTGTTTTTCCAGGGAAAAGCACTGGATGAAAGCTTTAAATATCCAACTTTGGCCGAATTGAAAGAAAACTTCCATGCCATTTCAGCTAAAGTATTTCAAAAGCTTCATGAAGTAACTGATGAAGAACTGGATGAAATATTTGAAATAGGAATGAATATTCCCTTCATTAAAGAAACAAAACTCAATTTTGTCGGAATGTGTATTGGACGTGAAGACTATCTCTGTGGACAGATAGGCTTGATGCGCAGAATTCTGAACTATCCTGGAATGAAATATGACGTGGACGAAAATCTTAAATATTAA
- a CDS encoding VOC family protein, translating into MNINDIYVNLPVKDVQKTREFWTELGFSINEQFSNDKAICVVMKENHIYTMFLKEEFFQTFTNRPFAKGDTTQVLLAIGVNSREAVDHMVKTAIGNGGSKYGEPVDYGWMYQSSFADINGHQWEVMHGDASQMPAE; encoded by the coding sequence ATGAATATTAATGATATTTACGTCAATTTACCAGTAAAAGACGTACAAAAAACCAGAGAATTCTGGACAGAGCTTGGCTTTTCTATCAATGAACAGTTTTCAAACGATAAGGCAATATGTGTTGTCATGAAGGAAAATCATATTTATACGATGTTTCTTAAAGAAGAGTTCTTCCAAACCTTTACCAACAGACCTTTTGCCAAAGGAGATACTACACAGGTACTTCTTGCCATTGGGGTAAACAGCCGCGAAGCAGTAGATCATATGGTAAAAACAGCCATCGGAAACGGAGGTTCAAAATATGGTGAGCCTGTAGATTACGGATGGATGTATCAAAGCAGTTTTGCAGATATCAATGGCCATCAGTGGGAAGTAATGCATGGAGATGCCTCTCAGATGCCTGCAGAATAA
- a CDS encoding DUF763 domain-containing protein, with the protein MKRSGTADLPLHYGKVPPWLYERMSVLGLSIIEVILMDYGKDEVLRRLADPFWFQSFGAVMGMDWHSSGITTSVMGALKRSINPNSQSLGLYICGGKGKFSRETPSELIRIADKTGLNGTDLVRASKLSAKVDNTAIQDGYQLYLHNFILSDSGNWSVIQQGMHESDGTARRYHWHSENITSFVEKPHTGINGVSRGRILNLTDTEASENRKGILDISHTDSAEVMKDFARLILPAHHDVQASDVDLKRLGALLYVTREQQPQNFEDLLMLEGVGPRTMQSLALVSEVIHGAPSRFADPARFSFAHGGKDGHPFPVPINTYDESISILRKGIEKSKLGNSDKLNSLNKLHQIVTEAEKDFTPDFDIQKVIEEERQNSWRFGGKTVFGDAEKPSSQKSIQLSLF; encoded by the coding sequence ATGAAACGTTCAGGCACAGCAGATTTACCCCTTCACTATGGCAAAGTACCGCCATGGCTGTATGAACGTATGTCTGTGCTGGGACTTTCCATAATTGAAGTCATTCTGATGGATTATGGTAAAGATGAGGTACTGCGCCGGCTGGCAGATCCGTTCTGGTTTCAGAGTTTTGGGGCGGTAATGGGAATGGACTGGCATTCTTCAGGTATCACTACTTCCGTTATGGGAGCTTTAAAACGTTCTATCAATCCTAATTCTCAATCTCTGGGACTTTATATCTGTGGAGGAAAAGGAAAATTTTCACGGGAAACTCCATCAGAATTAATCAGGATTGCAGATAAAACCGGATTGAACGGAACAGATCTGGTAAGAGCCAGCAAACTTTCTGCAAAAGTAGATAATACTGCTATTCAGGATGGTTATCAGTTGTATCTGCACAATTTCATTCTTTCAGATAGTGGAAACTGGAGTGTTATTCAGCAGGGAATGCATGAATCCGACGGTACAGCAAGAAGGTATCACTGGCATTCTGAAAACATCACCTCATTTGTAGAAAAACCTCACACAGGAATCAATGGGGTTTCAAGAGGAAGAATTCTTAACCTTACCGATACTGAAGCTTCAGAAAACAGAAAGGGAATTTTAGATATTTCCCATACCGATTCAGCAGAAGTGATGAAAGATTTTGCAAGATTGATTCTTCCTGCTCATCATGACGTTCAGGCTTCTGATGTTGATCTGAAGCGTCTGGGAGCACTTCTGTATGTTACCAGAGAACAGCAGCCTCAGAATTTTGAAGATTTGCTGATGCTGGAAGGAGTAGGACCAAGAACCATGCAGTCATTGGCTTTGGTAAGTGAAGTGATTCACGGAGCACCGTCAAGATTTGCTGATCCGGCAAGGTTTTCCTTTGCTCATGGAGGTAAAGATGGACATCCTTTCCCTGTTCCTATCAATACCTATGACGAAAGTATCAGCATTCTCAGAAAAGGAATTGAAAAGTCCAAACTGGGAAATTCTGATAAGCTGAACTCTTTAAATAAGCTTCACCAGATCGTAACAGAAGCAGAAAAAGACTTCACTCCGGATTTTGATATCCAGAAGGTAATTGAAGAAGAAAGACAAAATTCCTGGCGCTTTGGCGGAAAAACAGTTTTTGGAGATGCCGAGAAGCCAAGTTCGCAGAAATCGATACAGCTTTCTCTGTTCTAA
- a CDS encoding SRPBCC family protein produces the protein MDPIKIDITILAPVEKVWNYFNEPKHITKWNFAHETWQCPSSENNLTVGGKFKNRMEAKDKSFGFDFEGVYDEIIPHEVIKYHMEDGRKVEVVFDKIDENTTKVIEIFDPEKQNSVEMQRDGWYAILNNFHKYVENH, from the coding sequence ATGGATCCAATTAAAATAGACATTACAATTTTAGCACCCGTTGAAAAAGTCTGGAATTATTTCAATGAGCCAAAACACATTACAAAATGGAATTTTGCCCACGAAACCTGGCAGTGCCCTAGTTCTGAAAATAACCTGACGGTAGGAGGCAAATTCAAAAACAGAATGGAAGCTAAAGACAAAAGTTTCGGATTTGATTTTGAAGGAGTATATGATGAAATTATTCCTCATGAAGTTATCAAATATCATATGGAGGACGGACGGAAAGTAGAAGTTGTTTTCGATAAAATAGATGAGAACACAACGAAAGTTATTGAAATTTTCGATCCGGAAAAACAAAATTCTGTGGAAATGCAGCGAGATGGCTGGTATGCTATTCTTAATAATTTCCACAAGTATGTTGAGAATCATTAA
- a CDS encoding AraC family transcriptional regulator, whose amino-acid sequence MFSNIHQEFEAPEELKDTIKCFWYNRRDYGENVSEFSVLPDGYAEIIFHFGSRCSISHQGILQALPSPFIMGLLNQPALFHAQNQLEIIGIRCFPWAVFDLLGLSSEKTENGVHIFEHPVAQLHTVLNDLITQGKIKDAIAQVEQYFLKLHSHITADSLLSKAGAAMRKNNGTIPVNRVADLAHTTVRTLERKFKQSSGHTVKDVSGIMRFEQIRNHLWHAPDTSIAELAQEFGYTDQSHLSRDFKRYSGTTPAVFAREARKRKQVLSNDFVAFVQA is encoded by the coding sequence ATGTTTTCCAATATACATCAGGAGTTTGAAGCCCCGGAAGAATTAAAGGATACCATTAAGTGCTTCTGGTATAACAGAAGAGATTATGGAGAAAACGTGTCCGAATTTTCAGTACTTCCGGATGGTTATGCCGAAATCATCTTTCATTTTGGGAGTAGATGCAGTATTTCTCATCAGGGAATTCTACAGGCTTTGCCTTCTCCTTTTATCATGGGGCTGCTCAATCAGCCTGCTCTCTTTCATGCTCAGAATCAGCTGGAAATTATCGGGATAAGATGTTTTCCATGGGCTGTTTTTGACTTATTGGGGCTTTCTTCAGAAAAAACTGAAAACGGAGTCCATATATTCGAACATCCTGTTGCACAACTTCACACTGTATTGAATGATCTCATTACACAAGGGAAAATAAAGGATGCTATTGCTCAGGTAGAACAATATTTTCTGAAATTACACAGTCACATCACAGCGGACAGTCTCCTTTCTAAAGCGGGAGCTGCCATGAGGAAAAATAATGGAACGATTCCTGTGAATCGGGTAGCGGATTTAGCCCATACAACCGTCAGGACATTGGAAAGAAAGTTTAAACAATCTTCCGGTCATACCGTAAAAGATGTATCTGGTATTATGCGTTTTGAGCAGATAAGAAACCATCTGTGGCATGCTCCCGATACTTCTATCGCTGAACTTGCTCAGGAATTTGGATATACAGACCAATCTCATTTAAGCAGAGATTTTAAACGGTATAGCGGTACAACACCAGCTGTTTTCGCACGGGAAGCCAGAAAAAGAAAACAAGTCTTAAGCAATGATTTTGTCGCATTTGTACAAGCATGA